In the genome of Thunnus albacares chromosome 8, fThuAlb1.1, whole genome shotgun sequence, the window CCAATACACATTTGCCTTTCTCTTGAgactgaaaatgcaaattacATGCACTTCTCTGCAGctcaagtggaaaaaaacagagatacTACTGTTACAGTAGCTAGGTCTATATTCAATTAAAATCCACATCTGATAATTGGTGGcctccttttctctctattACCATATTTTGGAGCCACAATGTGTGAGAGCAGACAATAAATCTCCACAAAGACATGAAAGGCTGCAGTGTCTTAATTAGCtccacagagagcagcagcCAGCCGCCAAAGTGTTGCGTAATTTCTCAAGGTGACAGTTAGGGCGGGACTTCCCGTGACTGCTCTCTACCCAGGAAGTCGTcgttgcacttttttttttctccctccgcCTCTTCCTCCAGTCTTGcgagaaacaagaaaaaactaaGGAACGACAAGTTGCTTTGATAGCTGGGAAACTAGCAAGAGAGCAACTCTACACCGGCTCCAGACGTCCTCTCGGCTCCTGTTTGTTCAACTTGGCGGGCTGTCATCGAAGAAACGGCGGAGAAATGGccacaagaggaggaggaagtggtcACATTGTCAGGGTAAGGGCTAATTTCAACACGCTCCTCCTCAAGCTACTGTATTTACAGTCTAACCTGTGTGTCGAGCAGACGGGAAGACGGTGAGATCAATAAGCAGTGgttattgttgtgtttcagTCTAAATAACTGGTTTATTTCGCCTGTTTGTCGACGCAGCTACAGGTGATAAGAGGAAATCGATAAGAGGCAGTTGGGTGAATCATCACTCAAGTTTACATAAAGCAACTTCCTACGAAATACAAATTACCATATGTTTGATGACATTACCTGATTTCCTGGTTTCATTGGAGCCAGCCAAGTTCCAGGTTGATCACTGATGACATTGTTTTATTAATCTTTCATTCAGTTTTCACTTTTGATTTCATTGCCGGTATGTACCTCTCAGCCTCTAAcgataaaaaaacaacaactcataAACAAGGGTGATGAAAGCCAGTAGCAAAATGATTGGCACACAGCAGAGAAGTCTAGCTGAGCTGTACAACAAATATTATCATCATATCTGGCAGCACCCACCCCTCTGCCCTGTTTCCTGCCTCAGACAACCATCAGTCGAAACTAACTAACTTCTCTTTCATATTCTCTCCCATTTCACTGGTAATGTCAGCACATCTCCAACCATccctgtttttcctcttttttttccttcactaaTATTGTAACTTGTGTACTTCATGTGTTCACCTTTTACTCTTGTATTTATATGtgatttttattatgtttagttatgtatgtgtgttgtttttttttatcttgtgtgtcGCCCcgtgttgttttttattgctaCTGCAACAGAACTTATTACCCCTGGggacaaataaaagtcctgaaCTTGAACATTGTTTCATTGTCACACGTTATTCCCAGTTTGGTGTCACTTTTACTGcaatcttttattttcttaaagtACATCTTCTTATTATTACAGATGCAAGCGGATATTCGTAGTTGAGGATCTGCCAGAAGCACAACTTTACCCCAAGATGAGCTCTGCCCTCCATCATATTTCAGCAGTCTTTGCCTACGTTGACACTATATCGTGTCAGAGTAACAGTGAGCCAACAAGGTGTGACTCCAGATCTCTGATCATGCTCTTGTGATGATACACAGGCTACCCTTCCCGTATCCTGTTCCTATTGTCTGCAACAAGGACACGTCCTTCTATTCAGACCCTGTCCTCCTgatcccccctccctccctttgaTTTTCTGGGCCATGCTCCGCAAGAGAGGTTCTCTCATTCTTTGTGGTACGTTCCTGTTTATCACCTGGAACGCCATACTGGTGCTTCTGCTGTGGGGCAGACCCCCGCCTGGCCAGCCGGGCGACCCCGGCCGAGAGCACAGGGAACTGGCTGAAAGGCCGACTAATGATGTGCTGGGAGATATGCTCCGTATGGCAGACACGGTTGAAGCAGAGCTTGAAAGGCAAAAACAAATTCTGCTGCAGATCCAGAATCGCCAGTCAATATGGGAGCCGTCGAACATAAACGGACCCAATGTTGTCATCCCCCGTCAGCCTGTCATTCCTATCCTGGTTATGGCCTGTAACAGGGTCACCGTGAGGCGCTGCTTGGACAAACTCCTGGAGCACCGTCCTTCAGCAGAGCTTTACCCAATCATAGTGAGCCAGGACTGTGGACACGCTGAGACGGCGGAGGTGATTCGCTCTTATGGAAATCAAGTAACTCACCTGAAACAGCCGGACTTGTCGGATATCGCTGTGCCACCTGCGCACAAGAAGTTTCAGGGTTACTACAAAATCTCCAGGCATTACCGCTGGGCTCTCAACCAAGTGTTCAAGACTCAGTCTCACTCCTCTGTTGTCATTGTAGAGGATGACCTGGAGGTAATCATTATGTTCATTTGTGTCATTAAATTGCAGTTAATGCCTTTTAGAAGTATTACATGATATTCAAAAGCCCAGTGATACATTTTAACCATTATTTttttgatataaataaatacacaatgcATAAGTTCCATATACATTATCCTTAAAactagggctgcagctaacagttatttttagtattgattaatctgttgattattttctcaattaatcaattagtcgtttggtttataaaatgtcagaaaatggtgaaaaatgttgatcactgtttcccaaagcccaagatgacaccctcaaatgtcttgttttgtcctatccaacagtccataacccatAGATATTTAGTTTTACTGTCATATAGATAcatatcagaaaatattcacatttgagaagctggaataagAGAACTTGGACATTTTTACTCAAAAATAGTtggagattaatttaatagttggcaactaactgattaatcgactaattgttgcagctgcacTTAAGACAACTGATTTCACTTGTTGACATGAATCACGTAAACTGAAACTAAATTATTCATCTCCTACTCTAGGTGGCACCAGACTTCTTTGAGTACTTCCAAGCCTTACTGCCACTTCTGAAATCTGACCCTAGTCTGTGGTGTGTGTCAGCCTGGAATGACAATGGCAGGGATGGCTACGTGGATCCAGGGAAGGCAAACTTGCTCTACCGGACAGACTTCTTCCCCGGGTTAGGGTGGATGCTCCTTAAAGAGGTGTGGGAGGAGCTGGAGCCCAAGTGGCCCGCTTCATTCTGGGACGACTGGATGCGTCAGCCCGAGCAGCGCCGCGACCGTGCCTGCATCCGCCCAGAGATCTCACGGACTATTACCTTTGGGCGGCAAGGCGTGAGTCTGGGTCAGTTTTTTGACAAGTACCTGCGTTACATTAAACTGAATACCGAATTTGTGCCTTTCACAGAGTTAGACCTGAGTTACTTGAAGGAGGAAACATACAGAGAAAAGTTTGAGAAGGAAGTTTATAGTGCTCCTGTGGTTACATATGAAGGTGTCAAGCAGGGGAAGCTAAAAGGACCCGGGCCCTTTCGCCTTCAATACTCTAGCAAGGACAGTTTCAAAGTGATGGCCAAAAACCTGGGAATCATGGATGACTTGAAGTCTGGAGTCCCAAGGGCAGGATACAGAGGGGTTGTCAGCTTCATCTCAAGAGGACAGAGAATCTTCTTAGCCCCTCCTCCAGGATGGACCAAGTATGATACCACCTGGAGCTGATAATCCAGAAGAAAACCTATGTGCAGTAGCCTTTTTGTAATCTCTAAAAGGCCATTGGGGAGAGCATTCCAGACCAAAGACTGATGTTGTTTAAGTTTCTCTTTGAATGATATGTACTCAAGTTAATTGTCCTTGATAATGCAGAATGGATTGTCCCTCTTTCTGGTGTAGGGCTATTGCCAATGCCACTCAGGTCTTTTTCATATTCCAAatcatttcttacagtgtatAATACAGCCTAAACAGCTTGTCAGACAAAACTGCTGTAATTCACCAGAGATCTATTTTTATACTATGCTAATTGTGCACATGACATTCATCGATGCATTCAATGCAATTCCTAGTTTGCCActtttgtttgaattatttgCAATTTCTGGTAGCCTATTTATGTCCGatacaaatatgaaaacataatcTGTGGTATGGTTGCTTATGGTGGTGGTCACTGGTCATAACTGCAGTATAATCTGTCATTTGATTCTCATTGTTTATGTCCTCTATGAAAATCAGTTCTTCCCAAATACACTTTAATGTCAAATAATTTTGATTCTTGATGATTCTTCAATGTAGTACTACTTGCAGGCCTGTTAACTTGCAAActccattgtgtgtgtttatatatttttggaaTAAAAAACCAATACACAATCTAGATTTTTAACTActaattcattttcagtttacagTTAAATatttgtactttctactccactacattttatttgacagctttagttacttttcagatgaagatttgacataatggataatataacaagcttttaaaatacaacacattgtaaaAGATAAAACCAGttgtttccaaccttttttgcttttgacatcttacaaaaagcagtgtgtagttggggtcacatttcagatgtctatgagttgttaacagctccaccaaatagtgatttttccctctaaacttctcacatggtttaatttcaataaatattcaaatgatccaatttttcaccaaaaatcaaagattagagaaaaagtccaaaaactgaaaacaaatttgtgtatccgaattttttttctcttctttcctctcccattaatcatctcaggACCCCTctgatttatctggtgaccctttagAGGGGCACGACCCCTAGGTCGGTAACCAGTGAACTAAActaagtagttcaaactagctccacctccagcagctataACAGTAACATGCCgtttacacactgatgcttcagtatttaTAATctaatgtcatatatgatattatcagtcagagggaccaaaccagtaattttactttaatacttttaactacattttgctgctgataGTTATGTATCTTTAtctaagtaggatttttcacgCAGGACTTTTGAGGCGGCAGCGTTATCGATAAGATCTGGTTATGTTTAGAcataaaaaccacttggttagggttagggaaagatcatggtttggattaaagtgatcacttgaaacgtggtggGTACTTCCGTGATGTCACGCCATCTTCGTCGTcaaggcaacagtaaacaccacaacaacgttacgggtttttttttttataataaaatgtcCCGACTCGCaattggaaacatgacacttgcGGCTGGAAACGGGAAGCAAACAGTTGACTACTACAGCGAAGTCCACTTTTTCAGGGTAATCACACCTGCATGAGAAGGGTCTGAGGAGAGAAGTCTGAGGGGTCTGAAGAGGGGGCTACAGTTGGACCCTCAAGTCTACGGCAGCCGTCCTGCCCCAAACCTTGCAGCGCGTCAGTTTCTAAACAGTACTCGGCTGTTTACTTCATTTGAAATGATGATGTGAGACCGAAATCGCTAGCTAGCTAGCCTAGCTAAAGTAATTGATGAACTCGGGTAAGAGATTGGGGGAAGAACATGCGTGACAAAGCGGACATAGTGATGGCCCTCCTTATACTTTTACTCTCATGACATATATTTCTCCTCACCTGTTTGCTCTAAAGCAGCCGTTAAATTCTCGCTTACGgcgttagcctgttagcatgctaggctagcTTCGGTGGGCTCGTGTTTCGGCGTGATTTGATATGGCAGATTGCAAACTCAACAACAATCCGTTGGAATTATCTTTAATTTACTCGGGCTTCATTGCACTTATATGTTGTAAATAGGGCCCGGCTTAGTGGTACAATAGCCATCACGTCTGCTGGCGACGGCAACCTTAGCTAACGCTGCTGCTAGCGGAACTTTGTAGGCCCGGGATGGAGCCAGGGGACTTGCGAGAGAGCCCCGCCGGGTCCGGGGAGTCTGATGCTGGGGATTGGAGGGAGGATATTCCCGGCGAGGATCAGGAGGTCAAGGCTGCCGAAACTAATGGAACAACACTAGAATCGGTGCACACCCGAGAGGAAGGCGAGAATGAGAAACAAAAAAGCGTGGGAGAGCAATTACACAGTCCATACGAGGAGGAACTGGACCCCAGAATCCAGGTACAACACCCATCAACATGATGTTTGTTCTGTCTTTTAGGAggcatttctttctttttttcaaacttcTGTGTATTGGGAGTTTTGGTACATGTGTAAATACAATTAAGTTACATGTATTATGTAAGAATATGTTGTACATTGACTTGTGCAAAGGaaatccaaaaaacaaaaacagcgaACAAGACAAAAAAGGGACGTCACAAGTATCACCGTAAACACTCTTGTGTTATCAATCAGgcaaactttatttgtacaggACCTTTTATACAGGTTAGTGCAGttcaaagtgtttcacagaTATAGGTCATAGATATGAAAGGAAGAACAAGTGTAGACCGTAAAAccggaaaaaaaacaaacaatttgacgACGagaattaaaaatgttgaaaacgtagtaaaataaaatagatttaaaagctacaatatagtaataataataagaaaatagaGTGAAATAAACCTAGATTAAAGATAACATACCATATCAACCTTCCCTCTCGgtgaaaatttattttttttctaagtgCTTCACCACATTTTTCAGCAAAGATAAGTGGGCTAGTGGGTTTTTCTGTTTCCAATTTTAATAAAATCAGTCCTCATCATAATAATGTCACTTGACAGCTCTACCATAACAGCTTTAGCACCAAAAACAGCCCAAATTGGGTCTGGTTAGAGTTGTTCTCTCTAGCCTCAGACAGAGTTTAGAATATTTTAGTCCTGTATTTAACAATGTTTGGGTAACTCCAAAACATGTGTGCTAATTAAGCCGGTGTCTGTCCACATCGATCACAGGATGGATTTACTGTAGGAAACATCTTGGAAAGTCTCAGTTtgatgtaatatgtaatatctAAACTGCAATAATTCATGTCCGGTACATACAGAAGAGGAATGAATGTGTTCTTGGGCCTTTGTCCACTTATCTTCTATGATTTCCACTCCCAGATCTTCCCGTCAGGTTTCTTTTAAATGGTCCAATGTGACTGTACAGTCTATTTGTACAAGTGCAGTAGTCATTTAACTTGTAACCCTGCATCAAGCCAGGTGGGGATATTAATCTGTCAGGTTGTAATTAGTGATAACGGTACCTGGGTGGGTaatactggattactgtgtttaATCCTGATGGAGGAGGTAGCTGTGTGCTGGAATTAATACACTTTTATGATGCATTTTCCTGTATTTAGTGTTCACTTCATAATAAGTACTGTAATCTGTACAAAGTCTGTTATCAGATCAGAAGTGATTATTTTGTCAGGTGGCTCAAAATTGCATCATCCATATCTCTGGCACCAtaaaatatagagctgcaactaacgattatctCATTATAgatgaatctgttgattattttctcgatttaATGATTAGTTGTCGGGttggtaaaatgtcagaaaatggtggaaaatgtcCATCTATGTTTCCCATTAAgcaaggtgacgtcttcagaatgtcttgttttgtcctcaactcaaagatattcagtttactgtcatagaagacaagagagaccagaaaatattcacattttagaagctggaatctgagaatctgtatatttttctttcttaaaaacgACTCAAAACGATGAAGCgattttcaaaatagttgctgactGTTTTAATAGTcggcaactaatcaattaatcaaccaatCGTTGCAGCTCAAGTAACATACCTGCTATGTACATATCATACTAGTTTGTGCTTTTCATCTATGACCATTACATTCAAATAATGGTTGTCTaattacatttgatttaaaagtAATGCTAACACATGAAACTGGGGTCCCAGACTTTATATGCAAGAATACTAGTATAACTTATTTTTTCATAGTTGTTAATAAGGCAGTGAATCAGTATaatattttccctttttccccACAGGAAGAGTTGGAGCACCTCAATGAAGCCAGTGCAGAAATCAACAGGCTTGAACTGCAGTTAgatgtaagtaaaaaaaaaatacactttgcTCCCAATTAAGGAGGTTTGTTCAGTCTTCAAACACGGATCATATAAAACGCTTTGATTCTGACTCAGGAGAACTGTGAAAAACATGTACTATCACCCTGGGAATTACTTGAgagtctgtctctgctgctaAATATTTTATCAATCTACCCAGAAGGTGCTAATCAGTatgataattttgtttttgaaatctTTTTAAGGCAAAGGGTCTGGAAAAGGGAGAACTCTTAAAATGGAAATTGCATTGGTGCTGGTAGTTTGACACCCACTGAGAATCGATTGCTCACTTCCATCCATACTCATGTGTAAAATCTAATCAGTCATTCCATTACAGATCAATCTTATCTTGTCATTTTCATGCATTCTCCATCTAGGACGCTAGATCAGGGTACCGGAAGATCCTCACAGAGTCTGCCAGGAAACTAAACGCTCAGAGCTCTCAGCTTGGTAGCTGCATAGAGAAAGCAAGACCGTATTATGAAGCTCGCCGCCTTGCGAAAGAGGTATgcacataaaaaggaaaaaccagaGTATGTCAGAAATGTTCTTTATCTGCTCTTTGATAGAGATCCGGTAGTTATTGAACAGAAAATAACACGGGGTCGCGTCCTCGTCATAGTTCGCTCCTGTAAGCTGTAAATGGTTGTCTGCTCTCTGTAGGCTCAGCAGGAGACCCAGAAGGCAGCTTTGAGCTACGAGAGAGCGGTTTCTATGCACACGGCTGCCAGGGAGATGGTCTATGTGGCAGAGCAGGGCTTGATGGCTGATGGAAAGAACACCCTGGATCCCACCTGGCAGGAGATGCTCAACCACGCTACCTCCAAGGtaacgaagaggaggaggtacaCATGCTATAACACAGAACAGGGTTGAGTGGGCCATGTACAGTAGGTGGTTGTTGTGTCTCACACGGGATGATGCATGTCCTCCAGTGAGGTAAAACGTTGactgaaaagaacaaaaagcagaaaatgagaGTTCATCTAAAACGTGGTGGATAGTTTCAAAACAGTCACGTCTTCATGATGCGGCAAGTGACATACGAATAAAACAAGAAGCTTAAACAATCAGGTTGTGGTTTATTTGAGCATTTTAACATGTAAAAGATGAACAAAGTCAATAGTTTGGGAGAAAAATGATGCTGATGAAACTACAGGGGCAGACTTAAGGTTGTTGCTCTGGTCTCTggctcatgtgtgtgtgtgtttacatccgGCTCCTGCGCGTCTCTCACAGGTGAACGAAGCCGAGGAGGAACGACTCCGCAGTGAGAGGGAGCACATGCGCGTCACCCACGCATGCCAGGAGGCCGAGGCTCGGGTTCAGATGCTGCAGAAGTCCCTCAAAAGAGTCATCCTGAAGTCCAAACCTTACTTTGAGCTCAAAGCTCAGTTCAACCACATTCTGGAGGTAATGCGGACATACAAAGCCCAGTAATATCTCTGTTCGTGAAACCATAAGCACATAGGAGACATTCTGTCTGgtgtaaactgtattttttcacTCCTAGTTTAccattctgacaaaaaaaaaatcagtgtgtcTAATGGAGTTGTAAATATGCTGCTGACATGGCAAAAAATGCTCTAATACATTCTGAAATTTATGGATTTATTCAAGGTCACTGGTGGGTTATTTTCCTGTTTGGCATAAAATCAATGTTGAAATTGATGATGAAAGTTGCTCTGCCCTCTGTGTGACTCCAGGAGAACAAAACCAAAGTGCTGCAGCTGGAACAGCACGTGGCTAAAGTGAAGACCCGCTATTCCATCGCCCTGCGAAACTTGGAGCAAATCAGCGAGCAGATCCACGCTCAGAGGGGGAGGGACCAGGCCGAGGGAGGGCGCCCCACTGTCTGCGGTGGGCGGAGCCCCCCTGTCGGAGCGGAGTCTGACATCAGGGTTCAGGAAGAAGGTGGAGCCTGCGGTGGTGGCGTGACGGGGAAAGATCGAACGGATGCAGCCATCAATCTGGTGGAGAAATACAAGGAGAAGGAGAAtgaaaaggagagggagagggagcggGAGCGGGCGGGGTCGGATTCCCTTTCGGTCTTCAGCCTGCAGACCATCGCTTCCGACTTGGAGAAATATGACTCCATCGAGCACCTCGGGGACCTGAGCGATGTCGGGAGCGTAACTGGGGATgaggtggagaaagagagaggcggAGTGATGGATAGAAGAGACAAGCTGACAGAAACGAGCTCCAAAGAGCGCCAGCAGCAGTTCCACAAGCAACACCACCGCAGCTTCAGTTTGTGAGGCTGTCATAGATACAACAACTATATAACATTGTAAAAGTAAAATCTTGAGTTTTAAGTGATTCAGAGTAGGGATAAAGATCCCTACCTCATCGGTACCAACCAAAGTATAAGACCGTGAAttagctgaaaatgtaaaactggAGCGATCCAGTTGTAGGTGTATGATATTCAGTGTAAATAAGCACATGTACGTTGACTGACAACACATTATTCTAAGGCTGACACTGACATTGCAACCTAGTTAGAACACTACTGGAATCTACAGAGCTTACATCCCTCCAGGAcaagtatactgtatattcactcCTTCTGAGGgaactggggaaaaaaaaaatgttcttgagCATGAAGGAACAGGGAAGAAATTTTAAAAGCCTTGTTTGAACTGACATATTTAGAAAGGCATTGTTTCCTCCTTCTTCCCAGGCTAATTGTTGATCTAATTTGGTGAGAgtggtgaaaaacaaaaccCTCCATTGTTTTCCCACCAGTCTTGTCGAGTATCATCAGTGATTCCTCTTAAGGTAGAGGATCAccaggcccccccccc includes:
- the mgat1a gene encoding alpha-1,3-mannosyl-glycoprotein 2-beta-N-acetylglucosaminyltransferase a, whose protein sequence is MLRKRGSLILCGTFLFITWNAILVLLLWGRPPPGQPGDPGREHRELAERPTNDVLGDMLRMADTVEAELERQKQILLQIQNRQSIWEPSNINGPNVVIPRQPVIPILVMACNRVTVRRCLDKLLEHRPSAELYPIIVSQDCGHAETAEVIRSYGNQVTHLKQPDLSDIAVPPAHKKFQGYYKISRHYRWALNQVFKTQSHSSVVIVEDDLEVAPDFFEYFQALLPLLKSDPSLWCVSAWNDNGRDGYVDPGKANLLYRTDFFPGLGWMLLKEVWEELEPKWPASFWDDWMRQPEQRRDRACIRPEISRTITFGRQGVSLGQFFDKYLRYIKLNTEFVPFTELDLSYLKEETYREKFEKEVYSAPVVTYEGVKQGKLKGPGPFRLQYSSKDSFKVMAKNLGIMDDLKSGVPRAGYRGVVSFISRGQRIFLAPPPGWTKYDTTWS
- the sh3bp5la gene encoding SH3-binding domain protein 5-like, a yields the protein MEPGDLRESPAGSGESDAGDWREDIPGEDQEVKAAETNGTTLESVHTREEGENEKQKSVGEQLHSPYEEELDPRIQEELEHLNEASAEINRLELQLDDARSGYRKILTESARKLNAQSSQLGSCIEKARPYYEARRLAKEAQQETQKAALSYERAVSMHTAAREMVYVAEQGLMADGKNTLDPTWQEMLNHATSKVNEAEEERLRSEREHMRVTHACQEAEARVQMLQKSLKRVILKSKPYFELKAQFNHILEENKTKVLQLEQHVAKVKTRYSIALRNLEQISEQIHAQRGRDQAEGGRPTVCGGRSPPVGAESDIRVQEEGGACGGGVTGKDRTDAAINLVEKYKEKENEKERERERERAGSDSLSVFSLQTIASDLEKYDSIEHLGDLSDVGSVTGDEVEKERGGVMDRRDKLTETSSKERQQQFHKQHHRSFSL